Proteins encoded together in one Triticum dicoccoides isolate Atlit2015 ecotype Zavitan chromosome 7B, WEW_v2.0, whole genome shotgun sequence window:
- the LOC119339318 gene encoding vacuolar protein sorting-associated protein 8 homolog: MVIIEEIVQALEIPERKKTPAIVPSRWVPPEEGLIKINTDGATNMGLGRDLIAQDMGLQHVLLETDCQEIQRLWDAPQSTVETERIETTNKLPSPHLGETAPVSLVPSSSPAMASQPPPPPHELDLEAFPPSSPPPASDADHRRAVDDLLLLLSSSDSDGDDETNPTPSTNYKTPIKAPSPPPNELDLEAFPPLSRASSSVSDADADRRRAVDDLLLLLSSSDSDEDDEPNLTLSTKHKPLTRIKATPPPPKPSPSPLPLPSASSGRSTSASPSATLSYLVPRTFSNNAASSSRPLPSLFRGVRPSPKPGAALAAAAAASRAILTPYAAAIKSRRTASAPIEKLLDQGSEGFLSTGNFKGDEVAEKVSEEVVARVTDETIGGNGVEELEEGKHGEVGTEENSKPSESADIGNVDFVAAENVNEHEQLEGENLAETDQPGSQIRFIAEENGDEPISKGIFVESGDIQDGSVSHQKSDDGLEIERSETDLEEQMKSERIIDKVIEETLEISRMAEKNAEKKPKVPIKPLEWAEELEKRQASFGQHWEEGAAAQPMRLQGIGKGQPAIGYMQIEVDNPITRAMASPSFRQEHGSPQVLAVHRSYIAMGMSNGSVIIVPSKYSIHQADDTNAKMLCFWNQGEKTQSPVTAMCFNPQGDLLLVGYGDGHMTIWDVQKATAAKVIYGEHTGAVVHVCFIHQSKAITGDSKGLVLMHTFSIIPVINRLTVKGIQRLFDGHTGIVLSACPLLANESFGSGNQTTSSSGGHGSMMGGVVGVDSRWKFFNEGSSPMEDGVTVMFIMHQHALVVRLHTNTDHVDHIETFSRPEGAREGSIAYAAWKYTSSSSDSSPIDEERVSWLALAWDRQVQVVKFVKSKMIKHKDWKLGSVSVGVAWLKDKMLAVLNLRGQLCLFSKDGSELRRTIFILDGLVFDDSILYHTHFSNRFGNPERHFNNSVAVRGATVYILGPSFLTVSRLLPWKERIEALKRAGDWMGAMDMAMKLYDGHTQGVVDLPRKVDSIREAIVPSLLELLLSYIGYVFEYISIALSNHTGKGGAADGLIDADRSLLTEREEQYARVGGVAVEFCVHIGRNDILFDTVFSKFVAAQSGGVFLEALEPYILKDMLGSLPPEIMQALIEHYSGKGWLQRVEQCILHMDISSLDFNQVVRLCREHGLYGALIYLFNQGLNDFRTPLEELLSVIQNATRKDATCYRILVYLKYCFQGLAFPPGHGMIPRAQLHSVRRELVQFMLEESKMLTSEVFKGFSSSSGKCPNICYLLWMDTEATLEVVKCAFAQANFKPTCTPDASVSKDEDDTNIERTDSQNVLLQSVVDTIIHIIGLENEAIHSVVVGTAESEESELWPSVKDFGYIIEFVSFSISSKRVKPSQRVLKHILKYFTSSNTPKYDDKNVLAQKEVLQLFNVVPQADWNSDYVLHLCLDAHFHQACGRIYTARNQNLSALDSYMKDIVEPYHAFIFINKKLFQLTGDEALSFRSTVIFRFVELVNLSRECAFVLFLDHFQNEIQQILSEFHSDNRSHFLFLKTAMEVHLSGKLDFSALTARNHEIVARQYFSGEIEDYLQRLSNFSKLFDRNLVSIIDELFEPYLKLLCQYEPRSVLKFLETFDSNRLDGCLQPCLDYGVTDAAAFLQERRGYVQSALALVLAGLDEKISQFITSVENVFSHISSKSISEIEQPAIVLKMSEAHPVLDTLRSSIGLCQRNSQRSDPGKSQSLWFQLLDSFSEALKKLYGSKDVNGKGCPSKGDETTNGHPTGNGFSQQTAISAYQRCLNTLRRVFSQFIGEIIEAMAGYIPLPTIMSKLLSDNGSQEFGDFKLVIHRMLSMHLYEKRILETTKSVIEDDSFYTLSLLKRGVCHGFAPHTFVCCVCSCSVSKGVISAVRVFSCGHATHLHCEAEQSKSSSGDFKDGCSVCLLASDTQTGKKSPIISENGLPKYPMVENEVAYAVHHNNETNHVERSRGLQQMSRFEILRSLQKAEKSLHIETVPPLKLSPPAIYHEKIQKRVSLAGESSRHSIGSEKHRKYCT; this comes from the exons ATGGTGATTATCGAGGAGATTGTTCAGGCACTTGAGAtcccggagaggaagaagaccccAGCCATTGTCCCTTCGAGGTGGGTGCCACCGGAGGAGGGGTTGATCAAGATCAACACGGATGGAGCAACGAATATGGGTCTT GGACGCGATCTAATTGCACAAGACATGGGCCTCCAGCATGTGCTGTTGGAGACGGACTGCCAGGAGATTCAGCGGCTCTGGGATGCACCTCAGAG CACCGTCGAAACCGAAAGAATCGAAACTACCAATAAGTTGCCATCACCGCACCTCGGCGAGACGGCGCCCGTCTCCCTCgtgccgtcgtcgtcgccggcgatgGCATCCCAGCCACCGCCTCCGCCCCATGAGCTCGACCTAGAGGCCTTCCCCCCGTCTTCTCCTCCTCCCGCCTCCGACGCCGATCACCGCCGCGCCGTTGAcgacctgctcctcctcctctcttcGTCCGACTCCGACGGCGACGACGAGACAAACCCTACACCCAGTACCAACTACAAAACCCCTATCAAAGCCCCATCGCCGCCCCCTAACGAGCTCGATCTGGAGGCCTTCCCCCCGTTGTCTCGAGCCTCCTCCTcagtctccgacgccgacgccgatcGCCGCCGCGCTGTCGAcgacctgctcctcctcctctcctcgtcCGACTCCGACGAAGACGACGAGCCAAACCTTACACTCAGCACCAAACACAAACCTCTGACCCGTATCAAAGCCACACCGCCGCCTCCTAAACCTTCTCCATCTCCTCTGCCGTTGCCTTCCGCGTCCTCCGGGAGATCCACATCCGCATCCCCGTCGGCGACGCTCTCCTACCTTGTCCCGAGAACCTTTTCGAACAACGCTGCCTCCTCGTCGAGGCCACTCCCCTCGCTCTTCCGGGGTGTCCGCCCCAGCCCCAAACCAGGCGCCGCCCTCGCTGCGGCCGCAGCCGCGTCCCGCGCTATTCTCACTCCGTACGCCGCTGCAATTAAGTCGCGGCGCACTGCCTCCGCGCCCATCGAGAAGCTCCTCGACCAAGGCTCCGAGGGTTTCCTTTCTACCGGAAATTTCAAAGGAGATGAAGTAGCTGAGAAGGTCAGTGAGGAAGTGGTTGCTAGGGTGACGGACGAAACTATCGGCGGGAATGGTGTTGAAGAATTGGAAGAGGGCAAGCACGGTGAAGTGGGGACTGAAGAGAATTCCAAGCCCTCAGAATCGGCGGACATAGGCAATGTCGATTTTGTTGCTGCGGAAAATGTCAATGAGCATGAGCAACTTGAGGGCGAGAATTTGGCTGAAACTGATCAACCTGGGAGTCAAATTCGGTTTATTGCTGAGGAAAATGGTGATGAGCCAATTAGCAAAGGAATTTTTGTGGAATCTGGTGACATTCAGGATGGGTCAGTTTCCCATCAAAAGTCTGATGACGGGCTGGAAATTGAACGTTCTGAAACTGATTTGGAAGAGCAAATGAAATCTGAGAGGATCATCGATAAGGTTATCGAAGAGACGTTGGAGATCAGCAGGATGGCTGAGAAAAATGCGGAGAAAAAGCCAAAGGTGCCGATAAAACCATTGGAGTGGGCTGAGGAGCTTGAGAAGAGGCAGGCCTCATTTGGGCAGCACTGGGAGGAGGGAGCAGCAGCGCAACCAATGCGCCTGCAGGGGATTGGGAAGGGCCAACCTGCTATTGGTTACATGCAGATTGAGGTGGACAACCCAATAACTCGTGCCATGGCCTCTCCGTCTTTTAGACAGGAACATGGCTCTCCTCAGGTCTTAGCAGTACATAGGAGCTATATTGCCATGGGCATGTCCAATGGATCTGTTATCATCGTCCCAAGCAAATACTCCATCCATCAAGCTGATGATACAAATGCAAAG ATGCTGTGCTTTTGGAACCAAGGTGAAAAAACTCAATCACCAGTGACTGCCATGTGCTTCAACCCGCAAGGGGATCTTCTGTTAGTAGGATATGGTGATGGTCATATGACAATTTGGGATGTACAGAAGGCTACTGCAGCAAAAGTCATATATGGCGAGCACACAGGAGCTGTAGTGCATGTTTGTTTTATCCACCAATCTAAAGCCATCACTGGTGATTCAAAAGGGCTTGTTCTTATGCACACATTCTCGATTATCCCCGTCATTAATCGCTTGACTGTCAAGGGAATCCAG CGCCTTTTTGATGGACATACTGGAATCGTGCTCTCGGCCTGTCCTCTTCTAGCGAATGAATCCTTTGGTTCTGGCAACCAAACAACTTCCTCCAGTGGTGGTCATGGGAGCATGATGGGAGGTGTAGTTGGAGTAGATTCCAGAtggaagtttttcaatgaaggttcTTCTCCAATGGAGGACGGTGTTACAGTCATGTTCATTATGCATCAACATGCTCTAGTG GTTAGACTCCATACCAATACTGACCATGTTGACCATATTGAGACCTTCTCTAGACCAGAAGGAGCACGAGAAGGGTCAATTGCTTATGCTGCATGGAAATACACATCATCCTCAAGTGATTCATCGCCAATTG ATGAAGAGCGGGTATCTTGGCTTGCGCTTGCATGGGACCGTCAAGTACAAGTGGTAAAATTTGTTAAATCAAAGATGATCAAACATAAGGACTGGAAGCTTGGTAGTGTCTCCGTTGGTGTTGCCTGGTTAAAGGATAAG ATGTTAGCTGTCCTTAACTTGAGAGGGCAGCTCTGTTTGTTCTCAAAGGATGGCAGTGAGCTTCGCAGGACTATCTTTATTCTTGATGGTTTGGTCTTCGATGACAGCATACTGTACCATACACATTTTTCTAACAGGTTTGGTAACCCTGAGAGGCACTTTAACAACTCGGTCGCAGTAAGAGGTGCTACAGTATATATTCTTGGCCCAAGCTTTCTTACAGTTTCGCGACTTCTTCCATGGAAAGAGCGGATTGAAGCACTAAAGAGGGCTGGTGATTGGATGGGTGCAATGGACATGGCAATGAAGCTTTATGACGGTCACACACAGGGTGTTGTTGATCTTCCGAGAAAAGTTGATTCTATAAGGGAAGCCATAGTGCCGTCTCTATTAGAGTTACTGCTGTCATATATAGGTTATGTCTTCGAATATATTTCTATTGCATTGTCAAACCATACTGGAAAAGGGGGAGCAGCAGATGGCCTGATAGACGCCGATAGATCCCTGCTGACAGAGAGAGAAGAGCAATATGCCCGTGTAGGAGGGGTTGCAGTCGAGTTTTGTGTTCACATTGGACGGAATGACATCCTGTTTGACACAGTCTTTTCTAAGTTTGTTGCTGCTCAAAGTGGAG GTGTGTTTCTGGAGGCACTAGAGCCATACATATTGAAAGATATGCTTGGTTCTTTACCCCCTGAG ATCATGCAAGCTCTAATAGAGCATTATAGTGGCAAAGGATGGTTGCAGCGAGTCGAACAATGCATTCTTCATATGGATATTTCATCACTAGATTTTAATCAG GTAGTCAGACTGTGTCGTGAGCATGGGTTATATGGTGCCCTAATATATTTATTTAACCAAGGCCTGAATGATTTCCGTACACCTCTAGAGGAACTTCTATCTGTTATCCAGAACGCTACTAGGAAAGATGCTACTTG CTACAGAATTCTTGTTTATCTGAAGTATTGCTTCCAGGGCCTAGCATTTCCTCCAG GGCATGGAATGATTCCCCGAGCCCAACTTCATTCAGTGAGAAGAGAACTTGTGCAATTCATGCTTGAGGAGTCTAAAATGCTCACTTCTGAAGTATTTAAGGGTTTCAGTTCTTCTTCTGGAAAATGCCCAAACATATGCTATCTACTATGGATGGATACGGAGGCTACTCTGGAAGTTGTCAAGTGTGCTTTTGCACAAGCGAATTTTAAACCTACTTGTACTCCTGATGCATCTGTGTCTAAGGATGAAGATGATACTAATATTGAAAGAACAGATAGTCAAAATGTCTTGTTACAAAGTGTAGTTGACACCATCATTCATATTATTGGTTTGGAAAATGAGGCGATCCATTCCGTTGTTGTGGGTACTGCTGAGTCAGAAGAATCAGAACTTTGGCCTTCAGTGAAGGATTTTGGTTATATAATTGAATTTGTGTCCTTTTCTATTTCCAGTAAAAGGGTAAAGCCATCTCAACGAGTTCTTAAACACATTCTTAAATACTTCACGTCATCCAATACTCCAAAATATGATGATAAAAATGTGCTAGCTCAGAAAGAAGTTCTTCAGCTCTTCAATGTGGTTCCTCAAGCTGACTGGAATTCTGATTATGTGTTGCATCTTTGTTTAGATGCCCATTTTCATCAG GCATGTGGCAGGATATATACAGCCAGAAATCAAAATTTGTCTGCTTTAGATAGTTACATGAAGGATATAGTGGAACCATACCATGCTTTTATCTTCATCAACAAAAAGTTATTTCAGTTGACAGGCGATGAAGCTTTATCATTTCGTTCCACAGTAATATTTCGTTTTGTCGAGCTGGTCAATCTAAGCAG GGAGTGCGCATTTGTCCTGTTCcttgatcattttcaaaatgagatCCAGCAAATATTGTCAGAGTTTCATTCTGATAACCGCAGCCACTTTCTTTTCTTGAAAACTGCAATGGAAGTACACTTGTCAGGAAAACTTGACTTCAGTGCACTAACTGCCCGGAACCATGAAATTGTTGCACGTCAGTACTTCTCTGGTGAAATCGAAGATTATCTGCAGAGattatcaaatttctcaaagttgttTGATCGCAATCTTGTTTCTATTATTGATGAGTTATTTGAACCCTATCTGAAG CTTCTATGTCAGTATGAACCAAGGTCAGTCCTGAAGTTTCTGGAGACTTTTGATAGTAACAGATTGGACGGGTGTTTGCAGCCCTGTCTAGATTATGGAGTTACAGATGCTGCTGCATTTCTGCAAGAGAGGCGTGGTTATGTTCAGAGTGCACTGGCACTTGTTCTAGCTGGACTAGATGAGAAAATTAGCCAGTTTATCACTTCAGTGgaaaatgtgttttctcatatatcCTCAAAGAGTATCTCTGAAATTGAGCAACCAGCCATTGTTCTAAAAATGAGTGAG GCTCATCCGGTGCTTGATACATTACGTTCCTCTATTGGATTGTGCCAAAGGAACTCACAGCGCTCAGACCCAGGGAAGTCTCAATCACTTTGGTTTCAACTTCTTGACTC TTTCTCAGAAGCACTGAAAAAATTGTATGGAAGCAAGGATGTAAATGGAAAAGGTTGTCCTTCCAAGGGGGATGAAACAACAAACGGACATCCAACAGGAAACGGATTCTCACAACAAACGGCGATTTCAGCTTATCAAAGGTGTTTGAATACTCTGCGGAGAGTATTCTCACAATTCATTGGAGAGATAATCGAGGCAATGGCTGGGTATATACCCCTACCCACAATTATGTCAAAGCTGTTATCTGACAATGGGAGTCAAGAGTTTGGTGATTTTAAGCTTGTCATACATAGAATGCTGTCTATGCATCTTTATGAAAAAAGAATACTG GAAACAACTAAGTCAGTTATTGAGGATGATTCGTTCTATACCTTGAGCTTATTAAAGAGAGGGGTTTGCCATGGATTTGCTCCACACACTTTTGTTTGTTGTGTATGTAGTTGCTCAGTTTCTAAAGGTGTTATTTCAGCAGTTCGAGTATTCAGTTGTGGGCATGCAACACATCTTCATTGTGAAGCTGAACAGAGCAAATCATCAAGCGGGGATTTTAAAGATGGATGTTCAGTTTGTCTCTTGGCGAGTGACACACAAACCGGGAAGAAATCACCTATAATATCTGAGAATGGGCTACCCAAGTATCCCATGGTTGAAAATGAAGTAGCATATGCCGTCCATCATAATAACGAGACAAATCATGTTGAGAGATCTCGTGGGCTTCAGCAGATGTCACGG